A window of the Hordeum vulgare subsp. vulgare chromosome 5H, MorexV3_pseudomolecules_assembly, whole genome shotgun sequence genome harbors these coding sequences:
- the LOC123398225 gene encoding sugar transport protein 7: MAGGGVAALGVKKERAAEYKGRMTLAVAMACLVAAVGGSIFGYDIGISGGVTSMDPFLEKFFPVVFRRKNSGHQNNYCKYDNQGLSAFTSSLYLAGLVSSLVASPVTRNYGRRASIVCGGISFLIGAILNVAAVNLEMLILGRIMLGVGIGFGNQGVPLYLSEMAPAHLRGGLNMMFQLATTLGIFTANMVNYGTQNLKPWGWRLSLGLAAAPALLMTVGGLLLPETPNSLIERGRAEEGRRVLERIRGTADVDAEFMDMSEASELANTIKNPFRNILEPRNRPQLVMAVCMPAFQILTGINSILFYAPVLFQTMGFGASAALYSSVITGAVLFLSTLISIATVDRLGRRKLLISGGIQMIVCQVIVAVILGVKFGTDKQLSRSYSIVVVVVICLFVMAFGWSWGPLGWTVPSEIFPLETRSAGQSITVAVNLFFTFVIAQAFLSMLCAFKFGIFLFFAGWITVMTVFVYIFLPETKGVPIEEMVLLWRKHWFWKKVMPDMPLEDGWGEGDGGRADNKGH, translated from the exons ATGGCGGGCGGCGGGGTGGCCGCGCTGGGCGTGAAGAAGGAGAGGGCGGCCGAGTACAAGGGGCGCATGACGCTGGCCGTCGCCATGGCCtgcctcgtcgccgccgtcggGGGCTCCATCTTCGGCTACGACATCGGGATCTCCG GAGGAGTGACCTCCATGGACCCATTCCTGGAGAAGTTCTTCCCGGTGGTATTCCGGCGGAAGAACTCCGGCCACCAGAACAACTActgcaagtacgacaaccagggCCTCTCGGCATTCACCTCGTCTCTGTACCTGGCCGGCCTGGTCTCCTCCCTCGTTGCCTCGCCGGTGACGAGGAACTACGGCCGACGCGCCAGCATTGTCTGCGGCGGCATCAGCTTCCTCATCGGCGCGATCCTCAACGTGGCGGCCGTGAACCTTGAGATGCTGATCCTCGGCCGTATCATGCTCGGCGTTGGCATCGGTTTCGGCAATCAG GGTGTGCCGCTGTATCTGTCGGAGATGGCGCCGGCGCACCTCCGCGGCGGGCTGAACATGATGTTCCAGCTCGCGACGACGCTCGGCATCTTCACGGCGAACATGGTGAACTACGGCACGCAGAACCTCAAGCCGTGGGGGTGGCGCCTCTCGCTCGGCctcgcggcggcgccggcgctgCTGATGACCGTGGGCGGGCTGCTCCTGCCGGAGACGCCCAACAGCCTCATCGAGCGCGGTCGCGCCGAGGAGGGCCGGCGCGTCCTGGAGCGCATCCGCGGCACCGCGGACGTGGACGCCGAGTTCATGGACATGTCGGAGGCCAGCGAGCTAGCCAACACCATCAAGAACCCGTTCCGGAACATCCTTGAGCCGCGCAACCGGCCGCAGCTGGTGATGGCCGTGTGCATGCCGGCGTTCCAGATCCTGACGGGCATCAACTCCATCCTGTTCTACGCGCCGGTGCTGTTCCAGACCATGGGCTTCGGCGCCAGCGCGGCGCTCTACTCCTCCGTGATCACCGGCGCGGTGCTCTTCTTGTCTACCCTCATCTCCATCGCCACCGTCGACCGCCTCGGCCGGAGGAAGCTCCTCATCAGCGGCGGCATTCAGATGATCGTTTGCCAG GTGATCGTGGCGGTGATACTTGGGGTGAAGTTCGGGACGGACAAGCAGCTGTCGCGGAGCTACTcgatcgtggtggtggtggtgatctgccTGTTCGTGATGGCGTTCGGGTGGTCGTGGGGGCCGCTGGGGTGGACGGTGCCGAGCGAGATCTTCCCGCTGGAGACGCGGTCGGCGGGGCAGAGCATCACGGTGGCCGTCAACCTCTTCTTCACCTTCGTCATCGCGCAGGCGTTCCTGTCGATGCTCTGCGCCTTCAAGTTCggcatcttcctcttcttcgccggcTGGATCACGGTCATGACCGTGTTCGTCTACATTTTCCTGCCGGAGACCAAGGGCGTGCCCATCGAGGAGATGGTGCTGCTGTGGAGGAAGCACTGGTTCTGGAAGAAGGTGATGCCGGACATGCCGCTCGAGGACGGGTGGGGGGAAGGGGACGGCGGCCGTGCTGACAACAAGGGACACTAG
- the LOC123396851 gene encoding protein SRG1-like, protein MKRVDSGGPKTPGWCGACYNLVGDSALSSVPDDAILNRPISSDRTAQEPLESFYRDVLNEYASKTKKIRDLVLRSIAKLLEIDEDYFVNQISNKASGFARLYYYPPCPRPDLVLGLTPHSDGNLLTILFVDDDVGGLQVQRDGKWYNVPAKPHTLVINLADCLEIMNNGIFRSPVHRVVTNTEKERLSLAVFYAVDEETVLEPAPGLLDEKRPPRYRKMMAKDFVAGLFEHFLQGKRFIDTLKI, encoded by the exons ATGAAGCGGGTGGACTCTGGTGGACCAAAAACACCTGGTTGGTGCGGCGCGTGCTACAACCTGGTCGGAGACTCGGCGCTGTCCAGTGTCCCGGACGACGCGATTTTGAACCGTCCGATTTCGTCCGATCGGACGGCACAGGAGCCG CTAGAGTCTTTCTACAGGGATGTGCTGAATGAGTACGCATCAAAAACCAAGAAAATAAGAGACCTTGTCTTGCGATCGATAGCCAAGCTCCTGGAGATTGACGAGGATTACTTCGTCAACCAGATATCAAACAAGGCTTCCGGGTTTGCTAGATTGTACTACTACCCTCCGTGTCCGAGACCTGACCTAGTTTTGGGCCTCACGCCTCACTCTGATGGCAACCTCCTTACCATCCTTTTTGTCGACGACGATGTTGGTGGCTTGCAAGTTCAGAGAGATGGGAAATGGTACAATGTTCCAGCCAAGCCTCACACGCTGGTGATCAACTTAGCAGACTGCCTGGAG ATAATGAACAATGGAATCTTTAGGAGCCCAGTTCACAGAGTGGTGACGAACACTGAGAAGGAGAGGCTTTCGCTGGCCGTGTTCTATGCCGTGGATGAAGAAACGGTGCTGGAGCCAGCGCCCGGTTTGCTGGATGAGAAGCGACCACCAAGATATAGGAAAATGATGGCCAAGGATTTCGTAGCCGGACTTTTTGAACATTTCCTTCAAGGGAAGAGATTCATCGACACCCTGAAGATATAA
- the LOC123398224 gene encoding protein SRG1-like: MAPSDESPMVRPTTVQELAAAGVEEPPRQYVVQEQDGHGDLLAADEFPEPIPLIDLTRLTDADEAERLRAALQTWGFFLATNHGIEDSLMDAITSVSREFFRQPAEEKQKCSNLVDGNGEHYQVEGYGSDKVVSEDQVLNWNDRLHLRVEPEDERNFAKWPSHPESFRDVLHEYASRIKKIRDLVLRSIAKLLEIDEDYFVNQISNKASGFARFNYYPPCPRPDLVLGLRPHTDGGLLTILLNDDTVGGLQVQRDGRWYNVPAKPHTLLVNLADCLEIMNNGIFRSPFHRVVTNFKKDRLSLAMFYAVDAETMLEPAPGLLDGKRPPRYRKILAKDFVAGLFEHFRQGKRFINTLKI; this comes from the exons ATGGCTCCGTCCGATGAGTCGCCGATGGTGCGGCCGACGACGGTGCAGGAGCTGGCTGCGGCCGGCGTCGAGGAGCCGCCGCGACAGTACGTGGTGCAGGAGCAGGACGGTCACGGCGACCTGCTGGCCGCCGACGAGTTTCCGGAGCCCATCCCCCTCATCGATCTTACCCGGCTCACGGACGCCGACGAGGCCGAAAGGCTCCGGGCGGCGCTGCAGACATGGGGCTTCTTCCTG GCCACCAACCATGGGATCGAGGACTCTCTCATGGATGCCATCACGAGCGTGTCGAGGGAGTTCTTCCGGCAGCCGGCGGAAGAGAAGCAGAAATGCAGCAACCTGGTGGACGGCAACGGCGAGCACTACCAGGTGGAAGGGTATGGAAGTGACAAGGTGGTGTCCGAGGATCAGGTCCTCAACTGGAACGACCGGTTGCATCTGAGAGTGGAGCCGGAAGACGAGAGGAATTTCGCTAAGTGGCCCAGTCACCCGGAATCTTTCAG GGATGTGCTACATGAGTATGCATCAAGAATCAAGAAAATAAGAGACCTCGTCTTGCGATCGATAGCCAAGCTCCTGGAGATTGACGAGGACTATTTCGTCAACCAGATATCAAACAAGGCTTCCGGGTTTGCTAGATTCAACTACTACCCTCCATGCCCGAGACCTGACCTAGTTTTGGGCCTCAGGCCTCACACCGACGGTGGTCTCCTTACCATCCTTCTCAACGATGACACCGTCGGTGGCTTGCAAGTTCAGAGAGATGGGAGATGGTACAATGTTCCAGCCAAGCCGCACACATTGCTGGTTAACCTAGCAGACTGCCTAGAA ATAATGAACAATGGAATCTTTAGGAGCCCATTTCACAGAGTGGTGACGAACTTCAAGAAGGATAGGCTTTCCCTAGCTATGTTTTACGCCGTGGATGCGGAAACGATGCTAGAACCGGCGCCCGGTTTGCTGGATGGCAAGCGACCGCCAAGATATAGGAAAATATTGGCCAAGGACTTTGTGGCTGGGCTCTTCGAACATTTTCGTCAAGGGAAGAGATTCATCAACACCCTGAAAATATAG